One part of the Dermacentor silvarum isolate Dsil-2018 chromosome 6, BIME_Dsil_1.4, whole genome shotgun sequence genome encodes these proteins:
- the LOC125946172 gene encoding uncharacterized protein LOC125946172: MRTPGDAAVRRHGRWLKRQQIECVAGTEREVERQQNADSDRAHALQIGQGTPCASPHILAHDIRPGDDTEMLEPADGETVQDITCNILRELTARRPSSTMPKMSLFRTCSANWTAEPL; this comes from the exons ATGCGTACTCCTGGCGACGCTGCTGTGCGACGACACGGCCGCTGGTTGAAACGGCAGCAGATCGAGT GTGTTGCGGGCACTGAGCGAGAAGTGGAACGACAGCAGAACGCCGATTCCGATCGAGCCCATGCGCTCCAGATTGGCCAAG GAACACCATGTGCATCCCCACACATCCTAGCACACGACATAAGGCCTGGGGATGACACAGAGATGCTGGAACCTGCAGACGGCGAAACAGTTCAAGATATTACATGTAACATCTTAAGAGAACTAACAGCGAGAAGGCCATCGAGCACCATGCCCAAAATGAGCCTCTTCAGAACGTGCTCGGCCAACTGGACAGCCGAACCTTTATAG